The following nucleotide sequence is from Toxoplasma gondii ME49 chromosome IV, whole genome shotgun sequence.
CAAGACAGGATCTCAAGCTGCCGCAGCGCTTCAGCCCCGTCCATTCAACCTCAGTCGCTACGTGCTCCTCGTGGTATACGTTCTTTACACGTTCGCGTCGGCGAGAGTGTTGTTTGGGTGGCCGAGCTTGTCTTCGATGTTGTTCCGGGCTGGAGCGTTTGAGTGGCTCTGTCGCGAAGAGCCGCACGTCACGGACAAGCGGTACATGTGTCGCGCGCAGGACAGCGCTGTCCAACTTCTGTTCACCGTCGGCGTCGCAGTGGccttttgcttttctctcgcagcgGGGCTCCTCATGGACTTCAAGGGCCCGAAGGTGTGCGCGTGCGTCGGGCAGCTGATGAACACCGTGGGGTGGATCCTTTTGGGGATCGCAAGCGAAGATTGTCAAACGTACATTCCTGGAGTCTTTTGTCTCGCGCTCGGCGCCGATGCCGGGTATCTCCCTTCGCTGAACATCAGCAACTTGTTTCCTGGCCAGGAGGGCCTTGTGATCGTCACGATGAGCGCGGCCATGTCCGCCTCGTTCTCCATCCCGACGATTATGGACGGGTTCTGGCGCAGCCACCCGGACCACTCGTTCTTCTGGATCTGCGTGACGTACGCGATCACGGGCACGGGGCTCTGCTTCCTGGtcgccctcttcctcttcccggCGCGGAGCTACAAGTCCCAGGAGGAGATGACACGAGAGGCGCCCACGGTAAACGCACGCggaaaggaaacagcgagCGCAGACATGTCGGGACTGGGGACGAAAGCTTCCTGCGAGCGACAGGGCCTGGACTTCACCCCCGAGGCAAATTCCTCCTGGGAAACTGTCGAAGGCGTCGGCGAACGTGCAGAGAGCGCCGAAGTTGGCAGGTGCAGCAGCAACCGAGATGGCGAAGGCAGGCAACTCGAGGCGTCCCTCATCCCGTTCTCCAGGCAGTTGCGGTCCCCGTACTTTTATTGCTTCTACATCTACTGGCCTCTGAACGCGCTGTTCTACAACTTTTACATGACTTCGGCGGAGAACCTTTTCAACGCACACGTCAACGACGTGCTGGGTATTCTCGGCCCTCTGTCGATGGTTCCGGCGATCCTCCTGGGTCACGTCGCCGACACCTGGGGCGTCATGGCGCTCGTCCTGTTCATCAGCTCCGCGGGGGTACTCATGTACGCCTTCGCGCTCTGCACGTTCACACCCTGCTACTACGTGAGCGCAGTGCTCTCCTGCCTCTACCTCTCGAACTTCAGCGGACAAATGTACGCGTACATGGGAGACACGTTCCAGTCCACCGACTTCGGCAAGGTTGTCGGTATCACCAGTGCAACGGGCGGCCTCCTCTCGTTGCTCCGCATTCCGCTACACGACAAATTCACGCTCGGCGTGCTCGAGGGCGACTACTTCTACACATGTCTCATGATGCTCGGCCTGAccctcgtctgcctctgcctcgcggtctacctcttcttcctcaaacGCCGGTGGCCAAAGGCCTACCTGCCCCCCCCCAAGCGTGCAGAGCCGAGTGGCGGGGCTCTCGCAGCGGACCCGGCTGTGGCTGTCACAGTGCACAGCTGAGAAGAGTTTTGTCGGCTTAAATCAACCACGCGCCAGCTCCGATGTGGGGTGGAAGGGTCCCgcacaggagagacgcaccTGCTTGACCTGGGCGGCGGGGTCTCGTTTCTGAGTGACAGTGCACGTCTTGACTCGAAAAGGGAAACGCGCGTTGGTGAAAGCGACAGTCGAGACCACGGCGAGGGAGGCTCTGTCTGAAGCgacctcgtttttctctgttagAAAACGACGGGAAAAACAAGGCACTGGTTAACAGAGGTTCTGAGCTCCAAGTGCTGGCGGACGAGGCTGGCAGGAGGTCAGATTCGCAGAGAGGTGTACGCGTCGGGTGTACGAGACGACGTCAAGAGGGGGAAGACAGGTATTTTTGTTTTCTGCAGCTTGTGGAAAGGGTGACGGAGAGGACGGACACATGCAGCgagctctcctcttcgttttttaGGGACAGACCCGGGGAACAAGAAAGGCTATTCCAATCGTCTTGTTCGGTTTGTGTGTGAACCACACATGTGCCGAGCACTCTGCGTCAGCTGAATGAGGCGGCGTGATGACAGCCGCATTGCATCCGCCGCTGTCAACAAAGGGTGGCGAAGCGCATGTGCTCGAGCTTCTTGTTGCGTTTGTTTGTGCTGCCATCCTCACCGAAGACGGACGCAAGTCGCTGTTTCCTGTGAAGGTCGGACCGCACACGTTCTTGCGTGATTTACAGCGGGTCCCTATCGAAAACGGAAGTCCCGCTGAGCTGTCGAGTCGAGCCACACAATGACCAACGCGGGATAGAAGCGATAAGGATTCAACCACTTtgggtgtctcttctgttgaTCGCCCACACACAAAAATGCTTCACCAGCCACTACACAAAACTGTGGTTGTACGTAGAAGAAGTTCGGGCGTAGAAGATGTATCTTCTGTAGGTGGATTCACTGAGATTCGTATATGCGCGTGCGTATACGTACTCGTAAGGAAACTGACAGACTGTGAAAGTCGTTGGAATAGCTACATTTGCATGTGCATACATGGCGATAGATATTCGGACTCTGCCTCACACTACAGTCCAGAA
It contains:
- a CDS encoding transporter, major facilitator family protein (encoded by transcript TGME49_318150~Predicted trans-membrane domain (TMHMM2.0):94-117:153-176:239-259:273-296:392-415:446-469:475-498:541-564), coding for MATSLEGCVEVLEQEGDSACPCSSPCAVPKKMHVAVVSAKMHEPETRLSDKRGSDSSPGTITANQEDLSMGKESVLPPKTGSQAAAALQPRPFNLSRYVLLVVYVLYTFASARVLFGWPSLSSMLFRAGAFEWLCREEPHVTDKRYMCRAQDSAVQLLFTVGVAVAFCFSLAAGLLMDFKGPKVCACVGQLMNTVGWILLGIASEDCQTYIPGVFCLALGADAGYLPSLNISNLFPGQEGLVIVTMSAAMSASFSIPTIMDGFWRSHPDHSFFWICVTYAITGTGLCFLVALFLFPARSYKSQEEMTREAPTVNARGKETASADMSGLGTKASCERQGLDFTPEANSSWETVEGVGERAESAEVGRCSSNRDGEGRQLEASLIPFSRQLRSPYFYCFYIYWPLNALFYNFYMTSAENLFNAHVNDVLGILGPLSMVPAILLGHVADTWGVMALVLFISSAGVLMYAFALCTFTPCYYVSAVLSCLYLSNFSGQMYAYMGDTFQSTDFGKVVGITSATGGLLSLLRIPLHDKFTLGVLEGDYFYTCLMMLGLTLVCLCLAVYLFFLKRRWPKAYLPPPKRAEPSGGALAADPAVAVTVHS